A genome region from Eschrichtius robustus isolate mEscRob2 chromosome 4, mEscRob2.pri, whole genome shotgun sequence includes the following:
- the FGFRL1 gene encoding fibroblast growth factor receptor-like 1: MTPSPALVLLLPLLLLGALPPATAARGPPRMADRVVPRQVARLGRTVRLQCPVEGDPPPLTMWTKDGRTIHGGWSRFRVLPQGLKVKEVERGDAGAYVCKATNGFGSLSVNYTLVVMDDTSPGRESPGHDGSSGGQEDPAGKQWARPRFTQPSKMRRRVIARPVGSSVRLKCVASGHPRPDIMWMKDDQALTRPEAGEHRKKKWTLSLKNLRPEDSGKYTCRVSNRAGAINATYKVDVIQRTRSKPVLTGTHPVNTTVDFGGTTSFQCKVRSDVKPVIQWLKRVEYGAEGRYNSTIDVGGQKFVVLPTGDVWSRPDGSYLNKLLITRARQDDAGMYICLGANTMGYSFRSAFLTVLPDPKPPGPPVGPSSSTTSLPWPVVIGIPAGAVFILGTVLLWLCQAKKKPCAPAPAPPVPAHRPPATARDRGGDKDLPAPPTLGAGPGVGLCEELGPPAAPQHLLGPGSAPGPKLYPKLYTDTHTHSHTHSHVEGKVHQHQHIHYQC; this comes from the exons ATGACGCCGAGCCCCGCGTtggtgctgctgctgccgctgctgctgctgggggCCCTCCCGCCGGCCACCGCCGCCCGAG GCCCCCCGAGGATGGCGGACAGGGTAGTCCCGCGGCAGGTGGCCCGGCTGGGCCGCACTGTGCGGCTGCAGTGCCCCGTGGAGGGGGACCCGCCGCCACTGACCATGTGGACCAAGGACGGCCGGACGATCCACGGCGGCTGGAGCCGCTTCCGCGTGCTGCCCCAGGGGCTGAAGGTGAAGGAGGTGGAGCGGGGGGACGCTGGCGCCTACGTGTGCAAGGCTACGAACGGCTTCGGCAGCCTGAGCGTCAACTACACCCTCGTCGTGATGG ACGACACCAGTCCAGGAAGGGAGAGCCCGGGGCACGACGGCTCTTCCGGGGGCCAGGAAGACCCAGCCGGCAAGCAATGGG CCCGGCCCCGCTTCACGCAGCCCTCCAAGATGAGGCGCCGGGTGATTGCGCGGCCCGTGGGCAGCTCCGTGCGGCTGAAGTGCGTGGCCAGTGGGCACCCACGGCCCGACATCATGTGGATGAAGGATGACCAGGCCTTGACGCGCCCGGAGGCTGGTGAGCACAGGAAGAAGAAGTGGACCCTGAGCCTGAAGAACCTGCGCCCCGAGGACAGCGGCAAGTACACGTGCCGCGTGTCGAACCGCGCGGGCGCCATCAACGCCACCTACAAGGTGGACGTGATTC AGCGGACGCGCTCCAAGCCCGTCCTCACGGGCACGCACCCCGTGAACACGACGGTGGACTTCGGAGGCACGACATCCTTCCAGTGCAAAGTGCGCAGCGACGTGAAGCCGGTGATCCAGTGGCTGAAGCGCGTGGAGTATGGCGCCGAGGGCCGCTACAACTCCACCATCGACGTGGGCGGCCAGAAGTTCGTGGTGCTGCCCACGGGTGACGTGTGGTCGCGGCCCGACGGCTCCTACCTCAACAAGCTGCTCATCACACGCGCGCGCCAGGACGACGCGGGCATGTACATCTGCCTGGGCGCCAACACCATGGGCTACAGCTTTCGCAGCGCCTTCCTGACCGTGCTGCCCG ACCCGAAGCCGCCAGGGCCGCCCGTGGGCCCCTCGTCCTCGACCACCAGCCTGCCGTGGCCCGTGGTCATCGGCATCCCAGCCGGCGCCGTGTTCATCCTGGGCACCGTGCTCCTGTGGCTCTGCCAGGCCAAGAAGAAGCCATGCGCCCCCGCGCCCGCCCCTCCGGTGCCTGCACATCGCCCGCCCGCGACGGCCCGCGACCGCGGCGGGGACAAGGACCTGCCGGCACCCCCCACCCTCGGTGCCGGCCCCGGTGTGGGGCTGTGTGAGGAACTCGGGCCCCCGGCGGCCCCCCAGCACCTGCTGGGCCCGGGCTCAGCCCCCGGCCCCAAGCTTTACCCCAAACTCTACACGGACAcgcacacgcactcacacacgcACTCGCACGTGGAGGGCAAGGTCCACCAGCATCAACATATCCACTACCAGTGCTAG